In Paenibacillus sonchi, a single genomic region encodes these proteins:
- a CDS encoding DedA family protein codes for MHVISDLISHLFEWIQSLGYFGIMIGLMIEVIPSEIVLAFGGYLVSQGEINYFGAVLFGTVGGVIAQIFVYWIGRYGGRPVLEKYGKYIFIKKKHIDHSEEWFNKYGTGVIFTARFIPVVRHAISVPAGISRMPLGKFTLLTTLAVIPWSALFVYLGYTLGDKWETIDEVAAKYTHELVLAAIAIIVIYFLFKWYKSKKKGSAV; via the coding sequence TTGCACGTTATTTCTGATCTGATCTCGCATTTGTTTGAATGGATTCAGAGTCTTGGTTATTTCGGGATTATGATCGGGCTTATGATTGAGGTTATCCCAAGTGAAATTGTGCTGGCCTTTGGCGGATATCTGGTCTCGCAGGGGGAAATTAATTATTTTGGTGCGGTGCTTTTTGGTACGGTTGGAGGAGTTATCGCCCAGATATTTGTGTATTGGATCGGCCGTTATGGCGGCAGGCCCGTCCTGGAGAAATACGGAAAGTACATTTTCATCAAGAAAAAGCATATCGACCATTCTGAAGAATGGTTCAATAAGTATGGCACAGGCGTCATCTTCACCGCCCGGTTCATCCCGGTTGTGCGTCATGCCATATCGGTTCCTGCCGGAATCTCGCGCATGCCGCTGGGCAAGTTTACTTTGCTGACTACACTTGCGGTAATTCCGTGGAGTGCGCTGTTTGTCTATTTGGGCTATACACTTGGCGACAAGTGGGAAACCATTGATGAAGTAGCCGCCAAGTACACCCATGAGCTGGTTCTTGCAGCCATTGCTATTATTGTTATATACTTCCTGTTCAAATGGTACAAATCCAAGAAGAAAGGTAGTGCAGTATGA
- a CDS encoding autorepressor SdpR family transcription factor codes for MNESFKALADPTRRQILRLLREKDRTAGEIADYFNMSKPSISHHLNALKHAGLVQDERQGQFILYSLDTTVLEEVLGWFLEFTGTGKERETHSRTESKPKPVKDTHKEVD; via the coding sequence ATGAACGAATCCTTCAAGGCGCTGGCTGACCCGACCCGTAGGCAGATCCTGCGTCTGTTAAGGGAAAAGGATCGTACTGCCGGGGAGATCGCCGATTATTTTAATATGTCCAAACCCAGCATCTCGCATCATCTGAATGCTCTGAAGCATGCGGGACTGGTGCAGGACGAACGTCAGGGGCAATTCATTCTGTATTCGCTCGATACGACCGTGCTTGAAGAGGTGCTAGGCTGGTTCCTTGAGTTCACAGGTACTGGAAAAGAGCGCGAAACACATAGCCGCACAGAGTCCAAACCCAAACCGGTTAAGGATACACACAAGGAGGTTGATTGA
- a CDS encoding SdpI family protein: MKDFKWKWQDTVIVILGVLSLGYALANYGKLPDQLPAHFDIRGEADRYWSKGSVIALTGFLGLIFPLAMQFIKSVDPKKENYSKFQNAYKMIRLAIAALFDAMLVLTVSYGLNQNIPAGKIAMVAIGLLFIVVGNFMPQIRDNYFTGIRTAWTLASPEVWRKTHRFSGVMWMIGGLLIALGAFLPKSLSISMIIAALVIAIILPFAYSWLISIRSRA; this comes from the coding sequence ATGAAAGACTTCAAATGGAAATGGCAGGACACAGTGATTGTCATTCTGGGCGTTCTCTCGCTGGGTTATGCGCTGGCCAATTACGGCAAGCTGCCCGACCAGCTGCCTGCCCATTTTGACATCAGGGGAGAGGCCGACCGTTATTGGAGCAAAGGATCGGTTATCGCTTTGACAGGCTTTTTGGGCCTCATTTTCCCGCTGGCGATGCAGTTCATCAAAAGCGTTGATCCAAAGAAAGAGAACTACAGCAAATTTCAAAACGCCTACAAAATGATTCGTCTGGCAATCGCGGCTTTGTTCGATGCTATGCTCGTGCTGACCGTCTCTTACGGTCTGAATCAAAATATTCCTGCCGGCAAAATAGCTATGGTCGCTATTGGCCTGCTGTTTATCGTGGTCGGCAACTTTATGCCGCAGATCAGAGACAACTATTTCACAGGTATCCGCACTGCATGGACACTCGCCAGCCCGGAGGTATGGCGGAAGACGCACCGCTTCTCCGGTGTGATGTGGATGATCGGCGGTCTGCTGATCGCGCTGGGAGCATTTTTACCAAAAAGCCTGTCTATCAGCATGATTATTGCCGCGCTGGTGATTGCCATCATCCTGCCCTTTGCCTATTCGTGGCTGATCTCAATCCGCAGCAGGGCTTAA
- a CDS encoding O-antigen ligase family protein — MCRRRTGTAGGWLAARAALAAALWTAAGSAVLLQVSERITGPSSTVAARGLFYRDAWKLAAEAPWLGRGGGTWRSTYLAAQSRPYVGSQVHSGYLDLLLNLGGAGLAVILLFLLAAGWLVAAGAPRLLPPLLALALHSAVDFDWSYGLVWLLLFLLPALARAEKLHHAAPDNSPVRPISAKSPPITGGPGRLVPFAVQHRLLRVSVVTLLCGVTLALSVLSFQMMKGESLYKQAAGASHSEERIPLLRQSLQWNPRQPKAAAALSRMLPEPEGSALLRKALGYTPEDAALNWELAKRAMRGNHPGTALYRVRKGEALDVFNVVKRVEAAEGMLDMSVRKLKAGDELRGAPERRCRIGAAAGVPSVG, encoded by the coding sequence CTGTGCCGCCGCCGGACTGGCACGGCAGGCGGATGGCTTGCCGCCAGGGCAGCTCTGGCGGCGGCACTCTGGACGGCTGCGGGCAGCGCCGTCCTCTTGCAGGTGAGCGAGCGGATCACCGGACCGTCATCGACGGTCGCCGCTCGCGGCCTGTTCTACCGCGATGCCTGGAAGCTCGCGGCAGAAGCGCCCTGGCTGGGGCGCGGGGGCGGGACTTGGCGGAGCACGTATCTCGCCGCCCAGTCCCGCCCCTACGTGGGCAGCCAGGTGCACAGCGGCTACCTGGACCTCCTGCTGAACCTGGGAGGCGCCGGCCTTGCGGTAATCCTGCTGTTCCTGTTGGCCGCAGGATGGCTGGTGGCGGCAGGGGCGCCAAGGCTGCTGCCGCCCCTGCTGGCGCTTGCCCTGCATAGCGCCGTCGATTTTGACTGGAGCTACGGCCTTGTCTGGCTGCTGCTGTTCCTGCTGCCGGCGCTTGCCCGTGCCGAGAAACTTCACCACGCTGCCCCAGACAACTCACCGGTACGCCCCATATCTGCCAAGTCGCCGCCCATCACTGGCGGCCCCGGGCGGCTGGTACCTTTTGCAGTGCAGCATCGGCTGCTGAGAGTTTCAGTAGTTACGCTGCTCTGCGGCGTCACTCTGGCGCTGTCCGTGTTGTCTTTTCAAATGATGAAAGGGGAGTCGTTATATAAGCAGGCGGCAGGTGCTTCCCACAGCGAAGAGAGGATACCCCTGCTGCGGCAATCCCTGCAGTGGAACCCCCGTCAGCCGAAGGCCGCTGCGGCCTTATCCCGGATGCTTCCGGAGCCGGAGGGAAGCGCCCTGCTCCGGAAGGCTCTGGGCTATACTCCGGAAGATGCCGCTTTGAACTGGGAACTCGCTAAACGGGCCATGCGCGGAAATCATCCGGGAACGGCTCTGTACCGGGTGCGCAAAGGCGAAGCGCTCGATGTTTTTAATGTAGTCAAACGGGTAGAAGCAGCCGAAGGAATGCTGGATATGAGTGTACGGAAACTGAAGGCCGGGGATGAGCTCAGGGGCGCTCCAGAGCGCCGATGCCGGATTGGAGCTGCTGCGGGAGTACCGTCTGTTGGCTGA
- a CDS encoding class I SAM-dependent methyltransferase codes for MYPVESLDALIEQVMSGRTLITATLSQLRSKGETTYTKVQVKPVELKGKLHYQFAYYTGPKVEHRNIPAESAAAELMSLFREKFRQGLLCTIEADYQVLISKKYKVSILTKSPSKQEAPNLAHNRRKRYVLDEGEPVPFLVELGIMNSEGKVLAKKYDKFRQINRFLEMVEDVLADLPTGRPLTIVDFGCGKSYLTFALYHYLAIREQRELNIVGLDLKADVIEHCSALAAKLGYGKLRFLVGDIADYNELEQVDMVVTLHACDTATDAALEKAVRWGASVILSVPCCQHELFAQIESGVLNPLLSHGILKERFSALATDAIRAKLLDLMGYRTQLLEFIDMEHTPKNILIRAVKGASGDNTAKWREYSAFRDFLGAKPYLERVCTDLLPGEGTVQG; via the coding sequence ATGTACCCTGTGGAATCTTTAGATGCTTTGATTGAACAAGTCATGAGCGGCCGTACACTGATTACGGCAACTCTTAGCCAGCTGCGAAGCAAGGGTGAAACCACCTACACCAAGGTGCAGGTGAAGCCCGTTGAATTAAAGGGCAAGCTGCATTACCAGTTTGCCTACTATACCGGTCCCAAGGTCGAGCACCGCAATATTCCGGCGGAGTCTGCGGCGGCGGAATTAATGTCGCTGTTTAGAGAGAAGTTCCGTCAGGGGCTGCTCTGTACCATCGAGGCTGATTATCAAGTGCTGATCAGTAAAAAGTATAAGGTATCCATCCTGACCAAATCACCGAGCAAGCAGGAGGCGCCCAATCTGGCCCATAACCGCCGCAAGCGGTATGTGCTGGATGAAGGCGAGCCGGTGCCGTTTCTGGTTGAACTGGGCATTATGAACAGCGAGGGAAAGGTGCTGGCCAAGAAGTACGATAAGTTCCGTCAGATCAACCGTTTCCTGGAGATGGTAGAGGATGTGCTGGCCGATCTGCCAACCGGCCGTCCGCTGACCATTGTGGATTTTGGCTGTGGCAAATCTTATTTGACCTTTGCGCTGTATCACTACCTGGCCATTCGCGAGCAGCGGGAGCTGAATATTGTCGGGCTTGATCTCAAAGCCGATGTGATTGAGCACTGCAGCGCGCTTGCGGCCAAGCTCGGCTATGGCAAACTCCGTTTCCTGGTGGGGGATATCGCGGATTACAACGAGCTGGAGCAGGTGGATATGGTCGTAACGCTTCATGCCTGCGACACTGCAACCGATGCAGCATTGGAAAAAGCGGTCCGCTGGGGTGCCTCAGTGATTCTGTCTGTTCCCTGCTGCCAGCATGAGCTGTTTGCCCAGATCGAAAGCGGGGTGCTGAATCCGCTGCTGTCGCATGGCATCCTGAAGGAGCGCTTCTCAGCCCTCGCGACCGATGCGATCCGGGCGAAGCTGCTCGACCTCATGGGATACCGCACACAGCTGCTGGAGTTCATTGATATGGAGCATACCCCGAAGAACATTTTGATCCGCGCCGTCAAAGGCGCAAGCGGAGACAATACCGCCAAATGGCGCGAATACAGCGCATTCCGTGATTTTCTCGGTGCGAAGCCGTATCTGGAGCGCGTCTGCACTGATCTGCTGCCGGGTGAAGGCACAGTGCAGGGCTAA
- a CDS encoding DUF6483 family protein — MFRRDYIVRMIEDMTAMVAKVMTLKQEKKTTEALWEVDELLIRHFRLNSRLLNSLSVEDIIDMYLLGGVVESDKLQGVARLLKEEGAIYTAAGDKDAGLFRAMRSLHLFLYADLHGADRALLQMPADIDELLRETQAYSLPAKTERLLLSYMESLGRYAKAEDSLYRLWEQGQDVVQEGKELYSRLLLKSPEELELGGLPEQEVRDGLKEWERLTAAVRQ, encoded by the coding sequence ATGTTCCGGAGAGATTACATCGTGCGGATGATTGAGGACATGACCGCAATGGTCGCCAAGGTAATGACGCTTAAGCAGGAGAAAAAGACAACCGAAGCCCTGTGGGAGGTTGATGAGCTGCTGATCCGGCATTTCCGCCTGAATTCCCGGCTGCTGAATTCATTATCCGTAGAGGATATTATTGATATGTATCTGCTGGGGGGCGTTGTGGAATCTGATAAGCTCCAGGGTGTGGCCCGGCTGCTTAAGGAGGAAGGAGCCATCTATACAGCGGCGGGAGACAAGGACGCGGGGCTGTTCAGAGCTATGAGGTCACTTCATCTGTTTTTGTATGCTGATCTGCATGGTGCTGACCGTGCATTGCTGCAAATGCCCGCTGATATCGACGAGCTTTTAAGAGAAACCCAGGCATACAGTCTGCCGGCAAAAACAGAGCGGCTGCTGCTGTCCTACATGGAATCGCTCGGGCGCTATGCCAAGGCGGAAGACAGCCTCTACAGGCTGTGGGAACAAGGACAGGATGTTGTCCAGGAAGGCAAAGAACTGTACAGCCGGCTGCTGCTGAAAAGCCCGGAAGAACTGGAGCTCGGCGGTCTTCCCGAACAAGAGGTCAGAGATGGCCTGAAAGAATGGGAAAGACTTACAGCTGCTGTCAGACAGTAA
- a CDS encoding ArsR/SmtB family transcription factor: MNEDKEYQASVQRQPLKVSPEQEKLLESALRIKIMHLLAAEPLTSKQVAEKLEKTPGNVHYHISKLFEGGLLELVRTEAAGGIIQKFYRSKATWFRTENFSGFQFRAEDQVDHFTTRLTLSPEELESFRREMMDFISSWESRVTLGTEYGVNIVIGHLRTPEPEVNP, encoded by the coding sequence ATGAATGAAGATAAGGAATATCAAGCTTCCGTCCAGCGCCAGCCTCTGAAGGTGTCCCCCGAACAGGAAAAGCTGCTGGAAAGTGCACTGCGGATCAAGATCATGCATCTGCTGGCTGCAGAGCCCCTGACCTCCAAGCAAGTTGCCGAAAAGCTGGAGAAGACACCGGGGAATGTCCATTATCATATCAGCAAGCTGTTTGAAGGCGGCCTGCTGGAGCTTGTCCGGACAGAGGCTGCCGGAGGCATTATCCAGAAATTTTACCGTTCAAAGGCCACCTGGTTCCGTACGGAAAATTTCAGCGGTTTTCAATTCCGGGCGGAGGATCAGGTGGACCATTTCACTACAAGACTGACCTTATCCCCGGAAGAGCTGGAGAGCTTCCGGCGGGAGATGATGGATTTCATTTCCTCCTGGGAATCCAGGGTTACCTTGGGGACTGAATATGGCGTTAACATCGTCATCGGACACTTAAGGACTCCCGAGCCGGAGGTGAACCCTTAG
- a CDS encoding MFS transporter: protein MPASTSESGKTNPFRGFAAPFAKSRAFPFLWLGHLISFLGSSVTMVILPVLVYSLTGSTTTMGVVMAVYMLPNILMLPVSGHIVDRYDRVGIMMLADIFRALIMLATAVLALTGLLSIPLLLVLIGCYGLLDGLFQPAYAAVRATVFTPDIRVTANSVTQITTQTVRLIGPALGGLLITHLSAGIGFGLDAFTYVFSFICLIYLRRALIARVRADASGTAGSMAAPSPSTGWKQDFMEGLAVLRSHPWLWITILAFSFINICYGGITSILVPWLFKVHHGWAPYLYGLAVTCSGAGAILAGLIFGARQRWSRRGLMAYGGAFISGVSLLLLPFVPSAAGAVILFSLEGFGLMVFMLIWEISMQELVPQEAFGRVASLDLLGSFALLPVGYILVGWLADLIGGVATIAIFSGLGMACIALVLSIPAIRNFQ from the coding sequence ATGCCTGCAAGCACTTCTGAATCAGGCAAAACCAATCCGTTCCGCGGGTTTGCCGCACCTTTTGCCAAATCGCGGGCGTTCCCCTTTTTGTGGCTGGGACATCTGATTTCTTTCCTCGGAAGCTCAGTGACCATGGTTATTCTCCCCGTCCTGGTCTATTCCCTGACCGGATCTACGACAACCATGGGTGTCGTAATGGCTGTCTACATGCTTCCCAACATCCTTATGCTGCCGGTCTCCGGACACATTGTAGACCGCTATGACCGGGTGGGAATCATGATGCTGGCCGATATTTTCCGCGCCTTAATCATGCTTGCTACGGCCGTGCTGGCCTTGACCGGACTGCTCAGCATTCCGTTATTGCTGGTATTAATCGGCTGCTACGGCCTGCTTGACGGCCTCTTCCAACCGGCATATGCGGCGGTCCGGGCTACAGTATTTACACCGGACATCCGGGTCACGGCAAACTCGGTAACCCAAATAACCACACAGACCGTCCGTTTGATCGGTCCTGCTCTCGGCGGGCTGCTTATCACTCATCTGTCGGCAGGAATCGGCTTTGGACTTGATGCCTTTACGTATGTGTTCTCATTCATATGCTTGATCTATTTGCGCAGAGCGCTTATTGCCAGAGTGCGGGCTGATGCATCCGGCACGGCTGGGTCCATGGCCGCTCCGTCCCCCTCAACCGGCTGGAAGCAGGATTTCATGGAGGGGCTTGCTGTGCTGCGCAGTCATCCCTGGCTCTGGATCACCATTCTTGCGTTTTCATTTATTAATATCTGTTATGGCGGAATTACGAGCATTCTGGTGCCGTGGCTGTTTAAAGTCCATCATGGCTGGGCCCCCTACCTCTACGGGCTTGCTGTCACTTGTTCCGGTGCCGGAGCCATCCTTGCCGGACTGATCTTCGGGGCCCGGCAGAGATGGAGCCGCCGCGGCCTGATGGCTTATGGCGGAGCTTTTATCAGCGGGGTGTCCCTCCTTCTCCTTCCCTTCGTTCCCAGCGCGGCGGGTGCTGTGATTCTTTTCTCCCTGGAGGGCTTCGGGCTCATGGTATTCATGCTGATCTGGGAGATCAGCATGCAGGAGCTGGTGCCGCAGGAAGCATTCGGGCGTGTAGCAAGCCTTGATCTCCTGGGCTCCTTCGCCCTGCTGCCGGTCGGCTATATTCTGGTCGGCTGGCTGGCCGATCTGATCGGCGGTGTAGCAACCATTGCCATCTTTTCGGGGCTGGGCATGGCCTGCATTGCGCTCGTGCTGAGCATTCCGGCTATCCGCAATTTCCAGTAA
- a CDS encoding alpha/beta fold hydrolase, with translation MEIVRCEGSNICYSDQGTGDVIVLLHGFCGSSSYWEQVIPLLSGNYRVIAPDLRGHGVSDAPLGAYSIDQMADDVLSLLEALEIPECYLLGHSLGGYITLSFAQRHASRLKGFGLIHSTGYPDSGEARENRLKSVSKIQNEGIFAFVDGLVPGLFAPGAAPQLLERTKEIGYRTPPQGAVGAAMAMRERPDRRDVISATALPVLLVAGAEDSKVTPEQTFTSNKPNVTQATISGVGHMSMYEAPERLAEIIKDYVHAAVRK, from the coding sequence ATGGAAATTGTTCGTTGTGAGGGAAGCAATATTTGTTACAGTGATCAAGGCACAGGTGACGTTATTGTACTGCTGCACGGCTTCTGTGGAAGCTCCAGCTACTGGGAGCAGGTAATTCCGCTCTTGAGCGGCAATTACCGGGTAATCGCTCCGGATTTACGGGGCCATGGCGTCTCGGATGCTCCACTCGGGGCGTACAGCATAGATCAGATGGCTGATGATGTGTTGTCCCTGCTTGAAGCGCTGGAGATTCCAGAGTGTTATCTGCTGGGTCATTCCCTTGGCGGCTATATCACGCTTTCCTTTGCCCAGCGCCACGCCTCCCGTCTGAAGGGATTCGGTCTGATTCACTCTACCGGTTATCCGGACAGCGGGGAAGCCAGGGAGAACCGTCTGAAAAGTGTCAGCAAGATTCAGAATGAAGGAATCTTCGCTTTTGTGGATGGGCTGGTACCGGGCCTGTTTGCACCGGGCGCTGCTCCGCAGCTTCTCGAACGCACGAAGGAAATTGGTTACAGAACGCCTCCGCAAGGGGCAGTCGGAGCCGCAATGGCGATGCGTGAGCGTCCTGACCGCCGCGACGTGATCTCAGCTACGGCGCTGCCGGTGCTGCTCGTAGCCGGTGCAGAGGACAGCAAGGTGACCCCGGAGCAGACATTTACCTCGAACAAGCCAAATGTCACCCAGGCAACTATATCCGGGGTAGGGCATATGAGCATGTACGAAGCACCTGAACGTTTGGCCGAAATCATCAAGGACTATGTGCATGCGGCTGTGCGCAAATAA
- the yyaC gene encoding spore protease YyaC, with the protein MAIREQESRKRKKRDASGLIFFFREIASQHPPEQITFLCIGTDRSTGDALGPLTGSQLLEQGFPHVSGTMPSPCDADNLEARIAEIPAGQIVIAVDACLGPPASLGYFLTADEPLRPAQSVGLNLPAVGHYSLAAIVDVYGPRPYRTLQSTPLHRVMVMAKQIALAAAAGFGMETGKAFQD; encoded by the coding sequence TTGGCAATCAGGGAGCAGGAAAGCAGAAAACGCAAGAAAAGGGATGCTTCCGGGCTGATATTCTTCTTCCGGGAGATCGCGTCCCAGCATCCGCCGGAGCAGATCACGTTTCTGTGCATCGGCACAGACCGGTCCACAGGTGATGCGCTTGGGCCGCTGACCGGCAGCCAGCTCTTGGAGCAAGGCTTTCCGCATGTAAGCGGGACAATGCCTTCTCCGTGCGACGCAGATAATTTGGAGGCACGGATCGCGGAGATTCCTGCCGGGCAGATTGTTATTGCCGTTGACGCCTGTCTGGGCCCTCCGGCTTCCCTTGGCTATTTCCTGACGGCTGATGAGCCGCTGCGGCCGGCACAATCGGTGGGGCTGAACCTTCCGGCAGTGGGGCATTACAGCCTGGCGGCTATTGTAGATGTCTATGGACCACGGCCATACCGGACGCTGCAAAGTACTCCCCTGCACAGAGTGATGGTAATGGCCAAACAGATAGCGCTGGCTGCGGCGGCCGGTTTCGGGATGGAGACCGGGAAAGCGTTTCAAGATTGA
- a CDS encoding DUF1128 family protein yields MDLSQPTQENVEYMIEGIKSKLKMASAAAMQASAFSVKNYEDILDIYEVAMGSDRLSISQVEALVSELGRLRDK; encoded by the coding sequence ATGGATTTATCGCAGCCAACCCAGGAAAATGTTGAATATATGATCGAGGGCATTAAAAGCAAGCTGAAGATGGCGAGTGCGGCAGCTATGCAGGCCTCTGCCTTTTCAGTGAAGAATTACGAGGACATTCTTGATATTTATGAAGTCGCGATGGGCAGTGACAGGCTGAGCATTTCCCAGGTGGAAGCACTGGTCTCCGAGCTTGGACGCCTGCGGGACAAATAA
- a CDS encoding pirin family protein — MIMIKVITSAERHTSNREWIHSEFSFSFADYDDPSNAHFGALLAHNDNELSPGQGMHEHPHHDLEIITYVVSGVLKHQDDLGNHAELQGGSVQVMSAGTGINHSETNPSDSEHARFLQIWLLPDQPGRQPKWDAKFYPAEHKTNTLLPVASGKGEEGALEINENVTVYLSSLERSRELKYQQREDRRTHIYLISGHLEIACSDGVFQLEPGDAARIRKSCDLHLKGTGSDSNAEFILIDLP; from the coding sequence ATGATTATGATCAAAGTCATTACATCAGCAGAGCGCCATACTTCGAATAGAGAATGGATACACAGTGAGTTCAGCTTTTCTTTTGCCGATTATGATGACCCGAGCAATGCGCACTTTGGAGCCTTGCTGGCCCATAACGACAATGAGCTTAGCCCCGGGCAAGGCATGCATGAGCATCCGCATCATGATCTGGAGATTATTACTTATGTAGTCTCAGGGGTGCTGAAGCATCAGGATGATCTCGGCAATCATGCAGAACTGCAAGGGGGGAGTGTCCAGGTTATGAGCGCGGGGACGGGGATCAATCATTCGGAAACGAACCCGTCAGACAGTGAGCATGCCCGGTTTCTGCAAATATGGCTGCTCCCGGATCAGCCGGGGCGGCAGCCCAAATGGGATGCAAAGTTCTATCCGGCAGAGCATAAGACCAATACTCTTTTGCCTGTAGCATCAGGAAAAGGGGAAGAGGGTGCGCTGGAGATCAATGAGAATGTAACCGTCTACCTGTCTTCTCTGGAGCGGAGCCGGGAACTGAAATACCAGCAGCGTGAAGACAGGCGGACGCATATCTATCTCATCTCCGGCCATCTGGAGATTGCTTGCTCGGACGGAGTATTCCAGCTAGAGCCGGGCGATGCGGCCCGCATCCGCAAGAGCTGTGATCTGCACCTTAAAGGAACGGGCAGTGACAGCAACGCGGAGTTCATATTGATTGATCTTCCATAG
- a CDS encoding sugar ABC transporter permease, giving the protein MNRKPEEAAKTIGSYALLILLSCISLFPAFWIVMSSFKTGNSLFSDTLIPRRMTLVHYQELFEQTKYLQWFLNTLKVAALSTLIGTSLLLLASYAISRYRFAGRKSMLTAFLVLQMFPGFMAMIAIYVLLNTLGLLNSHWALVLVYSSGSIITNVFVAKGFFDTIPKSLEDAARIDGASHMKVFLSIMMPLSKPMLTYASLMIFNGCFVDFIFADLILRTEEKRTLAVGLFRMVNQSNSTEFTLFAAGAVLVALPVTLLFIFLQRFLIDGLTAGAMKG; this is encoded by the coding sequence ATGAACCGGAAACCGGAGGAAGCCGCAAAAACGATTGGCAGCTATGCCTTGCTGATTCTGCTTAGCTGCATCAGCCTGTTCCCCGCTTTTTGGATTGTGATGTCCTCGTTCAAGACGGGAAACAGCCTGTTCAGCGACACCTTGATTCCGCGCAGGATGACCTTAGTTCATTACCAGGAATTGTTTGAGCAGACCAAGTATCTGCAGTGGTTCCTGAACACACTCAAAGTTGCAGCACTCTCGACACTGATTGGCACATCGCTTTTGCTGCTGGCCTCTTATGCTATATCCCGGTATCGTTTTGCGGGCAGAAAAAGCATGCTGACGGCGTTTTTGGTACTGCAAATGTTCCCGGGGTTCATGGCGATGATTGCCATTTACGTGCTGCTGAACACCCTGGGGCTGCTGAATTCCCACTGGGCCCTTGTGCTTGTATATAGCAGCGGCTCAATAATTACGAACGTTTTTGTAGCCAAAGGCTTCTTTGACACCATCCCGAAAAGCCTGGAGGATGCCGCGCGGATAGACGGGGCGAGCCACATGAAAGTGTTCCTCTCCATCATGATGCCGCTGTCGAAGCCAATGCTCACCTATGCCAGTCTGATGATCTTTAACGGCTGCTTTGTGGACTTTATATTCGCTGACCTTATTCTGCGCACAGAGGAGAAGAGGACGCTTGCTGTTGGCCTGTTCCGCATGGTGAATCAGAGCAATTCCACCGAGTTCACCCTGTTCGCAGCAGGCGCGGTTCTGGTTGCTCTCCCGGTAACACTGCTCTTCATATTTCTGCAGCGGTTCCTGATTGACGGCCTGACTGCAGGTGCGATGAAAGGCTGA